gaattagacagcattataactgctctgaacaatagtagaatagactacCGGCTTACAAAGTTAGTAAAAACATTGTActaaaacgccacaatgcgtataaatctacatgataccaccagagaaaatcATATAAACCGAGGTGAGACACTTTcccacctaaattatttataacggtcctcgaatacgcctttaaaatgctacagTCGGAAAATAGAGGAATGAAAATAGACggggaaatgctcaatcatctgcgtgtTGCCGAtgatatagtacttattaccgaagatctgcgtgaagcacaacaaatgctacaagaattagaaaacgtatcttcaacaatagatctaaaaatgaacatcagtaagaccaaatttatgacaaatttgattcccagcgaacacctaaccatccaaaatcaagtggtagaattgatagaaaagtacatatatctcggtcatgaaatcagagtaagcaaggataatcagacctgtgaatttcaacaacgaataacacttgcttgggcggcgtatggttcacaaagagacatctttaagagcaacatcccgatagctatgaaacggaaaaCATTttaccaatgcgttcttcctattatgacatgcGGAGCAGAAATtctcactctcacaaaaacaacagcactagtggctcaaaggcgcatggaaagatcgattctcggcgtgacaaaaaaagacaaaataaggaaccaagacctaaggaaaagaacaggtatcactgatgtcgtcgaacgtatagccaagctgaaatggaattgggctggtcacatagcgagactaaaagactcaagatggaccagaaaactaattgactcgtgcccaagagaagacaaacgcagcagaggacgaccaccaatacgctggatggacgacattaaacgaatatccaagaaatggcaacaagactcacagaaccgtgaagagtggcgaaaaagaGTGGAGTTTGAaacagcagtggacagaagaggttgcatgatgatgatgatatagtggaaatacacaaataaatacaatgaccaaaaatatatttaacttatCATCTCTGCCTAAAACACAAGAAATCGCCCATTTACACAGTCTCCGAGTTTATCACCAGGTTCAACCGTGGCTGAGGAAACACTATGATCCTGAAGATTGGGGCTGGAAAAAGCATGGAAAAAGTTCAAAAGCTAAGAGATGTAATAGTTGCAGAACGGTATTAACGTCAGAAACTGCAGAAAACGTCACCAACaggttaaggaatcaaaatgtaaatgaagatggctaaaaataaaagaagatagaACCagaataaaatagcaaaaaaacgAACAGAAAATTGtgaccgtaaaaatcattggtttgacgatgactGCAACAATGAACACGAGacaaaaatgaagcctacagaaaacTTCTTActcgacgaactagaacaactgtagagactTGTCAGACAAacagaagagaagaaaagaggatacacagaAAAAACCGAAACcaattaaataaggaacttaaatatatacaaaatctTAACAAATGGAACAAATTCAGAGCATTATATAAGAAAGTCAGcatcaacaaaaaataattaaaggaaACTATAAACCAATGCAGAAGTCTGAAAAACTATTACATAGCTTCAAAATAACAAATTGGTCTTGCGAATGGATGAGTCGACTGATGTTACTGTCCCGGTCGTCTTTCTAGTTATTGTGCTATATCCATATAAACATTCTTGTCTAATAACACAACAGTAGAATAAATTTTTGGCATGGtaacatattttttgaagaaacaTTCACAGAAAAAGCTAATCTTGCATAGACAATGACTCTTGTTAAGAAAATGCCGCCAAATCTCAAATTTGTTCTTAATAAGGtggtaaaataattaattttgccAGATCATGACCAATGCAATCCCGATTGATTTTTTTAACTACGAACCGAATTACACATTTTTCGTATAGATATTCCTTTTAATTTGAATTGAAAAAACCTTTTATCCGATAAAAACTGGTTATGTTAACTAGTATTTTTACCAGAAATGTTTGGAAAACTTAACGAATTAAACCTGTCACTACAAGGACAAAATACAAGAGTTTTTAATGCTATCAACCAGAtaacttttaaaagaaaattagATTTTTGTAACCTACTTGTTTTTATTATCTAATCCGTGTGTATTAATAGTTGCCTAATGATTAGGTAATTTATTGATCCAGTACGCACgtgtttttaaccaatcataaacCGTAAAAGTAAATGTACTATTAGAATCCTTTCCAATAAGAATTAAGCAAACAGACAACATAGGAACATGGAACATACCGTAACCTTACTTTTAATAAAGTatcaataaattatttatatatacattgtATTCTTTGATATTACTATAATAGTTGTAATTTCTAAAACAATGGCATACTCTCAAAAGCACAGTGGACGAATTTTAGTACCTTACTTCAACAAGTAAAGCATTTcattcaaaaattgtaaatatttgagGATCTTTTTGTTTTAGAGCCGAATGGGAGTACGTAGCGAGATGTTTAATTTTAAAGTCAAAAGATAAGTTAATAAAAGCGTTGGGTATAATACAAATATGGAAACAACGAACGCCGAAACTTCCTGCTGGTATTGAAGGGACACTTATTATATTAGAGGCCATACTCATGGATGAATCTAACATCCCCGAAAATTTGCTAGTCAGAGAGAGAGCGGCTGCCTTGACAACGtaagtttattaacaaatattagaTTCAGCGTTTTAGTTGTAGGATTTATGATTTAACCTTAGATTTGTTGTGGTTTATGTCTGTTTTTTAGGTTTCTAAATGTGGCTGTTCACAACGATAAACAAGGTAGCTTTAATAAAATCGTATCACAATCGTTTTCAAAGTGGGTAATAGATATGAGGCACGATTTTTGTCATGGgatgaatgaaacatcaaatgATAATGTGAAAGTTGCACTGAATTTATGTTTTGAATGGATTCTGGATGAATATTGGAAAAAAGCGAACAATCTGAAGGATTATACGTTGGAAGATATCGCAGAGACTAATATTATTGATTGTTTGAACACATATATTAAGCTCACTCTTGATATATACGAAGGAGTGACAATGGGAGAGGAGTTTGAACATTTGATGAACAAGGCAAATTATTTAGCTAAAAGGTACTGTTTTTAATGGCTAATAtaggacgattttcacatttggtcccattgaagatagctacaaaggagctgtgaattaaattcacaaaacaaatttttgacttttgactgtgttgtcatgtctttataatgtatatgttgtaagcttcaattacaaatagagaagctttcaaaaatacatttttattatattatcatataaattatgcaattttttatttttttatatacaacacgaacgaataaatactcgtttcttctcatattaattgcagttaattattataacattttttggcatttgcctttaataataagctaatagatttggcaatcctcaaaccaccagttgccagattgttacagatgatcaccagatgtctgtggaaagtacctgaatactattcttattattttttgaaagaatttcttttttactgttagtttgttaacattctattggatttttattaattataaatcacatgctatttcctgatttattaaaaaaacatggcaacacagtcaagcgccaacatttcgttctatgaactttaattaacagctcaattatagctatcttcaatgggaccaaatgtgaaaatcgtccctaatatataatttttgtcatcattttcaattttatatttgcTTTAAGATACAATTCAGACATGTTAGATCCTGCAGGTCTCCATAAAGTTCTCGAAGAAACtttaaatcaagaattattgAATCCTAATAGCAAAAAATTGAGTGCGAAAGTGGCTGAAGTATTAGTTGATAACAAGGCTTTGCTTCATGTGCATTTGAAAAAGGATGATATAGGTCAGTATGAACAAAATCATTCTGAACAATAGAAaaattgatatatttatttttagtatacttTTTCAGCTACTATTTTGTATCATTGCTTTTTCTTCCCTGTAGTTCTCTAGGTTTTACAGGTATATTAATCACAAAGAACACATTGTAACTTGTCCTGTCATTACATTTTTACAATGAATTAATAACATTAATTTCATTTTTGTGTTTAGCCCATGTAACAGTAATCCCCAAACCATTCAAAGATTTATGGACAAATTTGTTAAACCTACTTTTCGATCATGGATTCCTAGAGCATGTTCTAGATAAACTTTTGGAAGAGAGTTCCAATTGTGTGAAAGACATGGCGATAGCATTGTCTTGCTGTTGGCTGTGCAATATTCTAGATGGgctaattaaactaaaaaaaattgaagagtTCAAAAATACTGTTCAGGTAAGCCTTGTTTGTTTAAAAGTAGTTGGGTGGTGATtcgataatttattttaattatttaaacaccTTACAAACACTATAGACTAATAGTAATTACATGTAAAGTGTTtaagacaaaaaagaaaaaaaaatacaataaatgaatgaaaaaaacaaacattaataatacaataagaaaaaaatacaataaacccCTTAAACAATGTGCTGATGAGCAAGCAATGTCTTAAGTTCACAGctttttacattaaataatcTACATGAGTCAGTCTATTAAATACttcattacaaatttttaacatattgttcATCTAGCTTAGTTATCCTTAACCTACTTTTGGGTACTCTAAATAAATAAACTCAATTAAACCACAGTTTGTGTACTTAATACCTTTAACAATCAAGTATATGAACATAATGGCTTGACTGTTTCTTCTAGTGGCAAGTGACTGCAACTGAAATGAGTCTAACATTACCCTGTATGAGACCACATATGGatatttcttatttttccttACATATAGAAATCTTAAAAATCATTTTTGCACTTTTTCAATCATTTCCGAGTTTGAAAATGCAGTAGGAGACCAAATGATTGAAGCATATTCCATATGTGGTCTCGCCAGGGCATTATAGAGTTTTTTAATTGTGCTTATTCTGAAATTTTTGCTATTTCTACTGACAAAACCCAAAGCACAATTAAGCTCTGTTAGTTATTTCATAAAAGTGTATATTGAACTTCATGTTGATTTGAACTCGCAGATCCTTCATAACAGTCACTCTCTCAACTCGATCATCATTAATATAATAATCTTCAATAAGACTATTGAGTTTTCACATATATGAAACTACTGCACACTTTTTAACATTAAGAGTCAATTTTGAATCATTAAACCATTAAATAACTGATCTTGATCATCTTGCaatttgactgcatctttcttattagagattgttttaaaaagtttataattaTCAGCATACATTAAACTGTTACAAGATTTAATACAGTCTGGCAAgtcgttaataaataaaataaagagcaaTGGACCTTGTTTGCTCCCCTGTGTGACTCCTGAGGGTGACACATATTGGTGAGAAAAGTAATTACCTACTTTTACTGTATTCTTTCTATCTGACAAATAAGATTTTAATCAATTAAAAGCTTTTCTTGAGAAACCAAACTGTACCAGTGTATTTACCTTGGCAATCAGTATACAGAACATCCAACTGTTCCCCTACCTCAATAGTCTTAGCAATATGTTCAGAGAGAACACAGAGATTAGTTACTGTTGATTTGTCTCTTACAAAACCATGCTGGAATTTGCTAATTTTACTCTTAACATGCTCATATATATCATCATAAAGAATACTTTCAAAAATCTTAGCAGTACTATTTAACAGGCTGATAGGCCTGTAGTTTtgaatgttattttttttatctttgttatGTATTGGAGAAATTGTTGCCACTTTTAAAATATCT
The genomic region above belongs to Diabrotica undecimpunctata isolate CICGRU chromosome 8, icDiaUnde3, whole genome shotgun sequence and contains:
- the LOC140448375 gene encoding ribosomal biogenesis protein LAS1L isoform X2, translating into MAYSQKHSGRILVPYFNKAEWEYVARCLILKSKDKLIKALGIIQIWKQRTPKLPAGIEGTLIILEAILMDESNIPENLLVRERAAALTTFLNVAVHNDKQGSFNKIVSQSFSKWVIDMRHDFCHGMNETSNDNVKVALNLCFEWILDEYWKKANNLKDYTLEDIAETNIIDCLNTYIKLTLDIYEGVTMGEEFEHLMNKANYLAKRYNSDMLDPAGLHKVLEETLNQELLNPNSKKLSAKVAEVLVDNKALLHVHLKKDDIAHVTVIPKPFKDLWTNLLNLLFDHGFLEHVLDKLLEESSNCVKDMAIALSCCWLCNILDGLIKLKKIEEFKNTVQNMTDLDVRLAVMNFKAKIEEDTPAFRDCIEFNSGHGFNTLNLVNFERRMCKKPNKQYIEFIDKVLTLNGYNTEYINFMMLLLRQQFSNNCVVPFKLKRDIYSIKDLTTDLEHIERMDLDEPENDDNNRDNTDIEIVEAVNHGGRWRRVTNISKYKNCPLGIGPNQNPNINPHISMD
- the LOC140448375 gene encoding ribosomal biogenesis protein LAS1L isoform X1, with the translated sequence MAYSQKHSGRILVPYFNKAEWEYVARCLILKSKDKLIKALGIIQIWKQRTPKLPAGIEGTLIILEAILMDESNIPENLLVRERAAALTTFLNVAVHNDKQGSFNKIVSQSFSKWVIDMRHDFCHGMNETSNDNVKVALNLCFEWILDEYWKKANNLKDYTLEDIAETNIIDCLNTYIKLTLDIYEGVTMGEEFEHLMNKANYLAKRYNSDMLDPAGLHKVLEETLNQELLNPNSKKLSAKVAEVLVDNKALLHVHLKKDDIAHVTVIPKPFKDLWTNLLNLLFDHGFLEHVLDKLLEESSNCVKDMAIALSCCWLCNILDGLIKLKKIEEFKNTVQQQNMTDLDVRLAVMNFKAKIEEDTPAFRDCIEFNSGHGFNTLNLVNFERRMCKKPNKQYIEFIDKVLTLNGYNTEYINFMMLLLRQQFSNNCVVPFKLKRDIYSIKDLTTDLEHIERMDLDEPENDDNNRDNTDIEIVEAVNHGGRWRRVTNISKYKNCPLGIGPNQNPNINPHISMD